One Plasmodium vivax chromosome 13, whole genome shotgun sequence genomic region harbors:
- a CDS encoding hypothetical protein, conserved (encoded by transcript PVX_086120A), which produces MAADEGAQNKNEQDPAEDVDQSSLKRKGDGFLFRNFKRLKQKLQGGEAEEGEPDQQPGEPQKEQLSEPQNEQPGEPQKDLPEEPPDQQANLFHRVHIANNFKHNKKSKKIIGEDYESDSEEPEGGGKRGGDEPADNSRKKAKGVNDHQGKGSAKKAATKHESVKNKADLKVANQNGNEKENGKSKERESSNNLSVEKEIKRPKRGLKEKGGEEEGEEEVHEEEEDSDEEDDEEVDEEEEEDDEDDDEDDDEEVDDEEEDEMKGFIVDSEEEEEEEDEEEEGKKKKKKKKKKKNYDYFENKSLDEEDLELIAENTGMQVIRNEKDTKHRRLKKIKDLQGGDHDDDDDDDDDHFYATTAKSDDKSENKIDRLRDKDYFIDDSETALKKQKTDPKNNLFNYEENQSEAGENENDEEEEEEEEEGYPISSDNIYKTDSYIHEIISQTFGDVNAVLDIINVSPAKKKKKYDYENEEDEEEEDYEDDHEDEDHADEDHTDEDHTDEDHTGRHGEGHRDGHLFSRDILLDDEEEEEGPRRIKKKKKKKAVSFFDQINEDLNKKGLEEDSDYEVDVDEEGHERYVAGEEEEDDEEEDDEEEDDDDDGDDGDDDDDDGVDDEADEDDESEDELDGDSDHERDRELYEREFKQVCDEEYEKFEEYEEYDDFDEFDDLPYYEDAISKSDRHGEGKGEKAKKKKKVLSILDGGAGGEDEEEKEEKEAEEAEEDAKNETAVESTQVDLFGEEDMAESKEKSGKSLKGKKKSKKKKKKKKKKKKKKKKKIDIISNKWKKIAEPDETLNQLLTKKDKLIRYADVPERFYFVYRKRKAKLTKKLLLIESKWIVQKLKEKYPNYFTPRNMEKMIEQNYDKTYSHIKVQEFLSDNFLLKKCILTLTLLIKYKNEIPFIFFHKFYLISPPFNLNILWDIFELDKLWFKTFAKMNKLRSRLKLLGTSYKVHPDVYDILDKTNDLYYEDINIYYFYVKNDLFRGVKVDEGTQGGHSSILCLKDQGDENDHVERANNTAHTSEDPSAANPADDLFGDKLLEENSAKKSGAKKKATKKNAEPKLYNENSIPGLLFLQYVKKNKFNIWDDYLLTTEQFYENIAYVYDMVKDETIWPEEDSEDEEKHHPYDDYKYGDGKSKRYPKYEGGTHHGRGKDRREHLTTFTYNCSKVKHMVTNVPEIYGNDVNVQSQMEEWCKSFFAREVSNNKEIFKTLICYYAKLLASHPCVKYIFRFFFLKYASLTTVSTSQGEMHIDVSSPDYFSFRLYRFPVHHLLCGEYRGGGAAISSDAAIRSDAAVKADAAPYRASHDPCYVHNYNVNFFNAPLDESEISMDMKKRELENFYAKHKYKHIYLEILKNRDNKLVHLIVHPILPHETVPWKTEDFVEREKCKKKKKKKNDRNLKAYFEKEKSKLAKTEAMDNEWINNVLKQLSYAYCYNDLEDTNLFVHVQKKILNNFLCVELLPLFKKNLENLLLASAQNWLMVYIHQSFYLTLNVKPIKIYKNGEEEEKRAKLRSRRGSRDAITDHRNSRDDDNYSSDYKSRDSYSRYDDRESRHLRHGGKKKYYSDESYSSSDDGDDAGKRSSRMRKEEKKSKKRESKWGESDDLAASEVKESQKGNKKGSPKITQNGSTNWDLSADQSGDLSTEQTAKHKSVKRSNKSELFDSSHSTESDEEYKLEEAMKEKESGYMKNLSYDDNYSDKSGKSYISSKPDEEKKKQKILRSIKKNHNVYEVVSIICEPINYGIRIHIMACDIYGDIVEYIYLDNLYLDIAKKEKMAVEQEKIAKDIGVFGSFLKKIKPDVIVVGVRDVYSYLVYSYVLGFVSGGSHLAGGHLSGSQHLLGPPGKYVVIPENLYIPSIVTNSLKYSADLTSKYSREALLCLSLCRFVQNPLCVVISLFEEENKNMLNICLHDLQKYVCSYKLESLFHRIIVDVVNKTGCDINFLKKKKKHLGVMLSYVAGLGLRKREELIKLLHNRNLSTREDLLTLSANKNLIGKCTYRNCSSFIRIIGHGDEYVEALDNTRIHPLNCYDIIHDLFKNVIDTKKNNFLKSTYDIVNYIINKKKLIRNMEIKEYSRRFYEDKKIYIYPYLKFIQTELMQPYKDYRYSYERKKEEELFYLIINEKKENLTIGSEVVCKMDYINKNSSYIKITILPYNIRGIITDSKEFLRQLRRYYVERMNVINANLESINALHKGPHPYGSGGVSASGSGGVTGNGANLKDAEYINNSVLGELIKGRIASISYNLYNRFETNFHVVVTDENIRKVKKQTFVDNLKSPLSHGNLSPLVELDVHYDTSTFIQNHFRKLNDNEDFEDFDDDDGEDEDQAEQHQQHSHQLTDGHMSNRSSGLTNSRQQKMKMKIKNKNKYYQSKKLINHPHFKLWNFHEVHAYLKQTNIQIGESIIYPSNELNKLYLHIKTSDDPFIIAKFTVYEKNVQHATSSGGASLHKHLQGIQQVYLINNEQFHSIDEIISLFCEKLKKNLIELYNHPKCKRRKEIDEIRKELSQESLLKPEHIVWALIPPIPLPVRKNPNESDKNAMQDFNPLRFTLMVIPPHNHHQQLYANYNSDHRPKDLIVLQDSIYVDHKCFKLWTRVERNFKNLINWWKEKGYWNRQNERLEYMNEKKRKMEEYRRLRAGRA; this is translated from the coding sequence ATGGCGGCGGACGAAGGGGCGCAGAACAAAAACGAGCAGGACCCAGCGGAGGATGTAGACCAGTCGAGCTTGAAGAGAAAAGGCGATGGGTTCCTCTTCAGAAACTTTAAGAGACTCAAGCAGAAGCTGCAGGGGGGTGAAGCCGAGGAGGGGGAGCCAGATCAGCAGCCAGGAGAGCCGCAAAAGGAGCAACTAAGCGAGCCACAAAATGAGCAGCCAGGGGAGCCGCAAAAAGATCTGCCAGAGGAGCCACCCGATCAGCAGGCCAACCTCTTCCACCGCGTGCACATCGCAAACAACTTCAAGCACaacaaaaagagcaaaaagaTTATAGGCGAAGATTACGAAAGCGACTCGGAGGAACcggaaggggggggcaaaaggggaggcgaCGAACCGGCAGACAACAGCAGGAAGAAGGCCAAGGGTGTGAATGACCACCAAGGAAAAGGCTCAGCGAAGAAGGCAGCCACCAAACATGagagtgtaaaaaataaagcagatttaaaagttgcaaatcaaaatgggaatgaaaaagaaaatgggaagagCAAAGAAAGGGAGTCATCGAATAACCTCTCTGTGGAGAAGGAAATTAAAAGGCCCAAGAGGGGGTTGAAGGAGAAGGGaggtgaagaggaaggggaggaagaggtgcatgaagaagaggaggacagcgacgaagaggacgatgaagaggtagacgaagaagaggaggaagatgatgaagatgatgatgaagatgatgatgaagaggtggatgatgaggaggaagacgaaatgAAAGGATTCATCGTAGAtagtgaagaagaggaagaggaggaggatgaagaagaagaaggaaaaaagaaaaaaaaaaaaaaaaaaaaaaaaaaaaattatgactattttgaaaataaaagctTAGACGAAGAAGATTTAGAACTAATCGCGGAAAACACAGGAATGCAGGTAATTAGGAACGAAAAAGATACGAAACATAGAAGGTTAAAAAAGATTAAAGATTTACAAGGGGGAGACcacgacgacgatgatgatgatgatgacgatCACTTCTATGCCACTACTGCAAAGAGCGATgacaaaagtgaaaataaaatcgaCCGGCTAAGGGATAAAGACTACTTCATTGACGATAGTGAAACGGCTCTGAAAAAGCAGAAGACGGACCCGAAAAATAACTTGTTCAATTATGAAGAGAACCAGTCGGAAGCtggcgaaaatgaaaacgacgaagaggaggaggaggaagaggaggaagggtACCCAATCTCGTCagataatatttacaaaacaGATTCGTACATCCATGAAATTATTAGCCAAACGTTTGGAGACGTTAACGCCGTTCTGGACATCATCAACGTGTCTCctgcgaagaagaaaaaaaaatacgattacgaaaatgaggaggatgaggaggaggaggactacGAGGACGACCACGAGGATGAAGACCACGCAGATGAAGACCACACGGATGAAGACCACACAGATGAAGATCACACAGGGAGACACGGCGAAGGCCATCGGGATGGCCACCTCTTCTCCAGAGACATCCTTCtggacgatgaggaggaggaagaaggaccCAGGAGgattaaaaagaagaagaaaaaaaaagcggtcAGCTTTTTCGATCAAATTAATGAAGATTTGAATAAGAAGGGGTTGGAGGAGGACTCCGATTACGAGGTCGACGTGGATGAGGAGGGACATGAGCGGTACGTcgcgggggaggaggaagaggacgacgaagaggaggacgacgaagaggaagacgacgatgatgatggcGACGATGGCGATgacgacgacgacgacgGTGTGGATGACGAAGCGGATGAAGACGACGAGAGTGAAGACGAGCTGGACGGCGACAGCGATCACGAGCGTGACCGGGAACTCTACGAGCGGGAATTCAAGCAGGTGTGCGACGAGGAGTATGAAAAATTTGAGGAATACGAGGAGTACGACGACTTTGACGAGTTTGACGATCTGCCCTACTACGAGGACGCCATAAGCAAGAGCGACAGGCACGGCGAGGGGAAAGGCGAGAAggccaaaaagaagaagaaggtgtTAAGCATCCTGGATGGGGGCGccgggggggaggacgaagaggagaaagaagAGAAAGAAGCAGAGGAGGCAGAGGAGGACGCGAAAAACGAAACGGCCGTGGAATCCACCCAAGTGGACCTCTTCGGAGAGGAGGACATGGCCGAGTCGAAGGAGAAGTCGGGAAAATCCctaaaggggaagaaaaaatccaaaaagaagaagaagaagaagaaaaagaaaaaaaaaaaaaaaaaaaaaaaaatagatataaTCTccaacaaatggaaaaaaatcgcaGAACCGGATGAAACGCTAAACCAGCTACTAACCAAAAAGGATAAGCTAATCAGGTACGCAGACGTCCCGGAGAGATTCTACTTCGTCTACAGGAAGAGGAAAGCCAAGCTGACGAAAAAGCTGCTCCTCATAGAGTCCAAGTGGATAGTACAAAAGTTGAAGGAGAAATATCCAAATTATTTCACCCCAagaaatatggaaaaaatgatcgAGCAAAATTATGACAAAACGTACAGCCACATAAAAGTGCAGGAATTTCTAagtgataattttttattaaaaaaatgtatccTCACCTTAAcgttattaataaaatataaaaatgaaattccatttattttctttcacaAATTTTACCTAATCTCTCCTCCATTCAATTTGAATATCCTTTGGGACATATTCGAGCTAGACAAACTGTGGTTCAAAACGTTTGCCAAAATGAATAAGCTCAGAAGTAGACTCAAATTGTTAGGCACTTCTTATAAGGTCCATCCAGATGTGTATGACATTTTAGATAAGACCAATGACTTGTACTATGAGGAcattaacatttattatttttatgtgaagAATGATCTCTTCCGGGGGGTGAAGGTGGACGAAGGTACGCAGGGGGGACACTCCTCCATTCTTTGCCTCAAAGACCAAGGGGACGAAAACGACCATGTGGAGAGAGCCAATAATACAGCTCACACAAGTGAAGATCCCTCCGCTGCCAACCCCGCGGATGACCTCTTTGGAGACAAACTACTCGAGGAAAACAGCGCCAAGAAAAGCGGCGCGAAGAAGAAGGCGACGAAGAAAAACGCTGAGCCAAAGCTCTACAACGAAAATAGCATCCCAGGGCTGCTCTTCCTCcagtatgtaaaaaaaaacaaatttaacaTCTGGGATGACTACCTCCTCACCACGGAACagttttatgaaaatattgccTACGTCTATGATATGGTAAAGGATGAAACCATTTGGCCGGAAGAAGACTCGGAGGATGAGGAGAAGCACCACCCGTATGATGACTACAAATACGGGGATGGCAAAAGTAAGAGGTACCCCAAATATGAAGGAGGCACACATCATGGGAGAGGCAAAGACAGGAGAGAGCACCTAACGACCTTCACGTATAACTGCTCTAAGGTTAAACACATGGTGACGAATGTGCCCGAAATTTATGGCAACGATGTGAATGTGCAGAGTCAGATGGAGGAGTGGTGCAAATCATTCTTCGCTCGAGAAGTGTCGAACAATAAAGAGATTTTCAAGACGCTCATTTGTTACTATGCCAAGCTGTTGGCCTCTCACCCGTGtgttaaatacatttttaggtttttcttcctcaagTATGCGTCCCTCACCACGGTCAGTACTAGCCAGGGCGAGATGCACATCGATGTCAGCAGCCCGGACTACTTCTCCTTCCGTTTGTATAGATTCCCCGTGCATCACCTGCTGTGCGGTGAGTataggggggggggcgccgcGATCAGTTCGGATGCCGCGATCAGATCGGACGCCGCGGTGAAAGCGGACGCCGCGCCCTACCGCGCCTCGCACGACCCCTGCTACGTGCACAACTACAATGTGAACTTCTTCAACGCCCCGCTGGACGAAAGCGAAATCAGCATGGACatgaagaagagggagcTAGAGAACTTCTACGCCAAGCACAAGTACAAACACATCTACTTGGAAATTCTAAAAAATAGGGATAACAAGTTAGTGCACCTGATTGTGCACCCCATATTGCCGCACGAAACGGTGCCCTGGAAAACGGAGGATTTCgtggagagggaaaaatgtaagaagaaaaaaaaaaaaaaaaatgatcgaAATTTGAAAGCCTacttcgaaaaggaaaaaagcaaactaGCCAAAACGGAAGCGATGGACAACGAATGGATCAACAATGTGCTGAAGCAGTTGTCCTACGCCTATTGCTATAACGATTTGGAAGATACCAACCTCTTCGTGcatgtgcagaaaaaaatcctaAACAACTTCCTCTGCGTGGAGTTACTACCcctgtttaaaaaaaatttagaaaatttGCTACTCGCTAGTGCGCAGAACTGGCTTATGGTGTACATTCACCAGTCCTTCTACCTCACCCTGAATGTTAAGccaattaaaatttacaaaaatggggaggaggaggagaagagggcCAAGCTGCGAAGTAGGAGAGGCAGCCGAGACGCAATTACGGACCACCGAAACAGCAGAGATGATGATAACTATTCGTCGGATTACAAAAGCAGAGACTCCTACTCCCGGTATGACGATCGGGAAAGCAGGCACCTGCGCCACGGAGGCAAGAAGAAGTACTACAGTGACGAATCCTACAGCAGCAGTGACGACGGTGATGATGCGGGGAAAAGGTCCAGCCGCATgcggaaggaggagaaaaaaagcaaaaagagggaaagcaaatggggggaaagtGACGACTTGGCCGCTTCAGAAGTGAAGGAGtcccaaaagggaaacaaaaaggggagcccAAAAATAacccaaaatggaagcaCCAATTGGGATCTCAGTGCAGACCAAAGTGGAGACCTCAGCACGGAGCAAACAGCCAAACACAAGTCGGTTAAGCGGTCCAACAAATCGGAGCTATTCGACTCGTCACACTCCACTGAAAGTGATGAGGAATACAAATTGGAGGAAGCAatgaaggagaaagaaaGTGGCTACATGAAGAACCTCTCCTATGATGATAACTACTCGGACAAGTCAGGAAAGAGCTACATTTCGAGCAAGCcagatgaagaaaagaaaaagcaaaaaattctaagaagcataaaaaagaaccatAACGTGTACGAAGTGGTGTCAATCATTTGTGAACCCATCAACTATGGGATCAGAATCCACATAATGGCTTGCGACATCTACGGTGATATTGTAGAATACATCTATTTGGACAATTTGTACCTTGatattgcaaaaaaggagaaaatggcGGTCGAGCAGGAGAAAATTGCCAAAGATATTGGCGTGTTTGGCAGCTTCCTGAAGAAGATCAAACCCGATGTGATCGTCGTCGGCGTTAGGGACGTCTACTCCTACCTCGTCTACTCCTACGTGCTGGGCTTCGTCAGTGGGGGAAGTCACCTCGCTGGCGGTCACCTGTCGGGAAGTCAGCATCTATTGGGCCCCCCCGGCAAATACGTGGTCATCCCGGAAAACCTCTACATCCCCAGCATAGTGACGAACAGCCTGAAGTACAGCGCGGACCTGACGAGCAAGTACTCGAGGGAGGCGCTGCTCTGCCTGTCCCTGTGCCGCTTCGTGCAAAACCCACTCTGCGTGGTAATATCCCTTTTcgaggaggaaaacaaaaacatgCTCAACATCTGCCTGCacgatttgcaaaaatatgtcTGCAGCTACAAACTGGAGTCCCTCTTCCACAGAATCATCGTAGATGTGGTGAACAAAACCGGGTGCGACATcaactttttgaagaagaaaaaaaaacacttggGAGTCATGTTAAGTTACGTCGCCGGATTGGGTttgcgaaaaagggaagagttAATAAAACTTCTGCACAACAGGAATTTGAGCACCAGGGAGGATCTGCTCACCCTATCGGCGAATAAGAACCTCATAGGGAAGTGCACCTATCGCAACTGTTCCTCCTTCATTCGAATTATTGGTCACGGGGATGAGTACGTGGAGGCGTTAGACAATACGAGGATCCACCCCCTCAACTGCTACGACATTATACATGACTTGTTCAAAAATGTGATAGAcacgaagaaaaataacttcCTAAAAAGCACCTACGATATTGTCAACTACATCATTAACAAGAAGAAGCTCATTCGAAATATGGAAATCAAAGAATATTCTAGACGATTCtatgaagataaaaagaTCTACATTTACCCCTACCTTAAGTTCATTCAGACGGAGCTGATGCAGCCGTATAAGGACTACCGCTACAGCTacgagaggaagaaggaagaagaactGTTCTACCtaataattaatgaaaagaaggaaaacctCACCATAGGATCTGAAGttgtttgcaaaatggattatattaacaaaaatagtAGCTACATTAAGATTACCATATTGCCCTACAACATCAGGGGGATTATCACCGACTCGAAGGAGTTTCTGCGGCAACTGAGGAGGTACTACGTCGAACGGATGAACGTGATTAACGCCAATTTGGAAAGCATCAACGCGTTGCATAAGGGGCCCCACCCCTACGGCAGTGGAGGTGTCAGCGCTAGCGGCAGTGGAGGTGTCACCGGAAATGGTGCCAACTTGAAGGACGCCGAATATATCAACAACTCCGTGCTGGGCGAGCTGATCAAGGGGAGGATCGCCTCCATCAGCTACAACCTGTATAACCGCTTCGAAACCAACTTCCACGTCGTCGTGACGGATGAGAACATTAGGAAGGTTAAGAAGCAGACCTTCGTGGACAATCTGAAGTCGCCACTCAGCCACGGAAACCTCTCCCCCCTGGTCGAGCTGGACGTGCACTACGACACCAGCACCTTCATACAAAACCACTTTAGAAAACTAAACGATAATGAAGACTTCGAAGATTTTGACGACGACGATGGGGAGGACGAAGACCAAGCGGAGCAGCACCAACAGCATTCGCACCAGCTGACGGATGGACACATGTCAAACCGCAGCAGCGGCCTCACCAACAGTaggcagcaaaaaatgaaaatgaaaattaaaaacaaaaataaatactacCAAAGCAAGAAACTTATAAACCACCCCCATTTCAAACTGTGGAACTTCCACGAAGTGCATGCATATCTTAAGCAGACCAATATCCAAATTGGAGAGTCTATCATCTACCCCTCCAACGAATTGAACAAGctatatttacacataaaGACCTCAGATGACCCTTTCATTATTGCCAAGTTTACCGTTTACGAGAAGAACGTCCAGCATGCGACTAGCAGTGGAGGTGCCTCCCTTCATAAACACCTCCAGGGGATACAACAGGTGTACCTTATAAATAATGAGCAGTTCCACTCCATTGATGAGATCATTTCCCTCTTTTGtgaaaaactaaaaaaaaacctaatCGAATTGTATAACCATCCCAAGTGTAAGAGAAGAAAAGAGATCGACGAAATTAGGAAAGAGCTCTCACAAGAAAGTTTATTAAAACCGGAGCACATCGTCTGGGCCCTCATCCCGCCCATTCCTCTACCGGTTAGGAAAAATCCCAACGAAAGTGATAAAAATGCCATGCAAGACTTTAACCCGTTGAGATTTACCCTTATGGTCATCCCCCCACATAATCACCACCAACAGCTGTATGCAAATTATAACAGCGACCATCGGCCTAAGGACCTCATCGTGCTACAGGACTCCATCTACGTAGACCATAAGTGCTTCAAACTGTGGACGAGGGTCGAGCGCAACTTTAAAAACCTCATTAACTGGTGGAAGGAGAAGGGCTACTGGAATAGGCAGAACGAGCGCCTGGAGTACATGAacgagaagaagaggaagatggaGGAGTACCGCCGCCTCCGCGCGGGCAGGGCCTAG